The following nucleotide sequence is from Pseudonocardia sp. C8.
ACCGCCGAGGAGACCCAGCTGCACTGCCGGCTCGGCGGGCGGCTGGGGCACACCACCTACGAGGTGACCGGCAAGGGCCGCAAGGTCGTGCACTACTGGGCGGCCGAGGTCGTGCACGACGACGGGTTCGTCCCGAGCGACGAGGTCGACGCGCTGCGCTGGGTGCCGGTCCGGCTCGCCGGTGACATGGTCAGCTACGAGCACGACCGCTCCCTGATCACGCGGCTCGCGACCGTGGGGGTGCCGACGGCGACCGTGGTGTTCGTCCGGCACGCCAAGGCCGGCAGCCGCGACGACTGGGACGGCGACGACGACCTGCGCCCGCTGTCCGGGACCGGGTTCAGCCAGGCCGACCGGCTCGCCGACTTCCTGCCGCGGTTCGGGCCGGACCGGCTGTACAGGGCACCACCGCTGCGGTGCGCGCAGACCATCGCGCCGCTCGCCGAGAAGCTCGGCCTCCCGGCCCCGGTCGCGGAGCCGCGGCTCGGGGAGCGCGGGTACTGGGTCGACCCGGGCGCCGGCCGTGCCCGGTTCCGGGAGCTGGCGGCGCAGCCCGGGGTGACGCTGATCTGCAGCCAGGGCGGGGTGATCCCGGACGTCGTCGAGGACCTGCTCACCGGGTCCGGCACGGACCACGCCGGCGTGCCGTCGCACAAGGCGAGCACGTGGGTCCTGGGGTTCGACGCCGGCGAAACCCTGCTCTTCGCCGACTACTACCGCCGCCCGCCCGCCTGACGGCGAGTCCGGGTGGGGCCGCACCGGGATCGATCAGCACGAAGCCGACCCGGGAGGGGCGCCAGGGTTCGGACGCGCCCTCGGCTGTCGATCATCACGATGGCGCCCGGGGTACGGCCAGAACGCGCGCCTCGAGCACCCCGCGCCCGTCGATCATCACGAAACCGCCCCGAGAAGGGCGCCAACGTGCGTCTCGACATGCCACACGTCGGTCGATCAGCACGGTCCCGCCTCCGCCACGGCCACAACGCGCACCGCGAGCACCCCGTGCCGATCGACCAGCACGATCTTCCCCCGCGACGGGCGCCAAAGTGCGTCTCGAAGATCGCGCGCCCGAGGCCGAGCGGCAGGTCATCGCCGGGCCAGGCCGGACGCGCGTCTCGTCTGTCGGCGGGGCGACCGGGCCAGTCCGCGCTCGCCGCGGCGGGACAGCTACTTCTCGGCGGTCGCCCTCTTCCGCGGGGCGGGTTTCTTCGCCGCGGACGACTCGGTCGCGCCGGGAGCGCTGGTGTCGGGTGGGATCGTCTTCTTGGTGGCCGTCGTGCGGCTGGTGCCCGCCGGCTTCGCGGCGCGCTGCCGGGTCCCGCCCTTCGCGGCCGCAGCCTTACCGGAGGAGTTCGACGACGCGGTCCCCTTCGTGGCGGTGCCCTCCGCCGCAGCCGTCCTCGCGGTGGCTCCCTTCGCCGCGCCGTCCTTCGCGGTGGCGCCCTTCGCGGCGGTCCCCTTCGCGCTCGTGCCCTTCGCCGCGGCACCCTTCGCGCTCGTCCCCTTCGCCGCGGCACCCTTCGCGCTCGTCCCCTTCGCCGCGGCGCCCTTCGCGCTCGTCCCCTTCGCGGAAGTCCCCCGCGCCGCGCGGCTCGTCGCGGTGGTTCCCTTGCCCCCCTTGGCCGACACGCTCGCCGACGCGTCGGAACGGGACCGGCGGGTGCTCGCCGGGGCGGATCCGGAGGTGTCGCGCGGGGCCCGGCGGGGCGCGCTCGTCGCCCCCTCCGCGGCGGCCTCGCTACCGGCCACCCGCTCCTTGAACGCAGCCCCCGGCCGGAACGACGGCACCACCGTCTCGGCGACCGGGACGGTCTCGCCGGTGCGGGGATTCCGCGCGGTCCGCGGCGCCCGACGGCGCGGCTCGAAGACCCCGAACCCGGTCAGCGTGACCGAGCCGCCCGAGCCGACCGTGTCCACGATCACCTCGACCATCGCGTCCACGGCGGCCGCCGCAGCACGACGGTCACCGAGCCGGGTGGTCAGCGCATCGACGAGCTGAGCCTTGTTCATGGTCACGAACGGTAGGGCTGCGGCCCTGCCCTGCACCAGATCCCGCCGGAAGTCCAGGACGCATACCCCCCGGTCGGGCAGGTCCATCCGGGTGGTCGCGCCACCGGCCGATCCGGCGGGACGACCACCCGGAGCGACCTCAGACCGTGGTGCGCGGCATCCGCGCGGGGCGGGCTCCCTCGAACGCCGTGATCGCGTCCTCGTGGCGCAGCGTGAGCCCGATGTCGTCCAGGCCCTCCAGCAGCCGCCACCGGGCGTAGTCGTCGATCTCGAACGAGACGGTCAGGTCTCCCGCCTGGACCGTCTTCTCGACGAGGTCGACGGTCAC
It contains:
- a CDS encoding NUDIX hydrolase; translated protein: MRVLSPLRTDGAEVDPAGLADVVAAGTLPYRRTADGSVEVALVHRPRYHDWSLPKGHQDPGEPLTLAALRETAEETQLHCRLGGRLGHTTYEVTGKGRKVVHYWAAEVVHDDGFVPSDEVDALRWVPVRLAGDMVSYEHDRSLITRLATVGVPTATVVFVRHAKAGSRDDWDGDDDLRPLSGTGFSQADRLADFLPRFGPDRLYRAPPLRCAQTIAPLAEKLGLPAPVAEPRLGERGYWVDPGAGRARFRELAAQPGVTLICSQGGVIPDVVEDLLTGSGTDHAGVPSHKASTWVLGFDAGETLLFADYYRRPPA
- a CDS encoding HU family DNA-binding protein — its product is MNKAQLVDALTTRLGDRRAAAAAVDAMVEVIVDTVGSGGSVTLTGFGVFEPRRRAPRTARNPRTGETVPVAETVVPSFRPGAAFKERVAGSEAAAEGATSAPRRAPRDTSGSAPASTRRSRSDASASVSAKGGKGTTATSRAARGTSAKGTSAKGAAAKGTSAKGAAAKGTSAKGAAAKGTSAKGTAAKGATAKDGAAKGATARTAAAEGTATKGTASSNSSGKAAAAKGGTRQRAAKPAGTSRTTATKKTIPPDTSAPGATESSAAKKPAPRKRATAEK